One segment of Nostoc flagelliforme CCNUN1 DNA contains the following:
- a CDS encoding Mini-ribonuclease 3, giving the protein MKSQEEEVLDGQDETPKQTLSWTQALLTTTAPFQQISLSQVQQISPTALAYLGDAIYELYVRMFYLLPLQRVGIYHRLVVEQVRAETQALHLRSLIPYLRETELEIVRRGRNAATGRPKRLNPEIYQQATSLETLIGYLYLTDYQRLTELLQMLHVEKE; this is encoded by the coding sequence GTGAAGTCACAGGAGGAAGAGGTATTAGATGGACAAGATGAAACTCCCAAACAGACTTTATCTTGGACTCAAGCACTCTTGACAACCACAGCGCCATTCCAACAGATTTCCCTCTCACAAGTGCAACAAATTTCTCCTACTGCTTTAGCATATTTAGGGGATGCAATTTATGAGTTGTATGTTAGAATGTTCTATCTGCTGCCATTGCAGCGAGTAGGAATTTACCATCGTCTGGTAGTGGAGCAGGTAAGAGCGGAAACACAAGCGCTACATTTGCGATCGCTGATTCCTTATCTCAGGGAAACCGAATTAGAAATTGTCCGACGGGGTAGAAACGCCGCTACAGGACGCCCTAAGCGACTTAATCCCGAAATTTATCAACAGGCAACCAGTCTAGAAACCTTAATTGGCTACTTATATCTCACCGATTACCAGCGTCTAACCGAACTGTTGCAAATGCTTCATGTAGAAAAAGAGTGA
- a CDS encoding STAS domain-containing protein, producing the protein MNLTVSLRGTREVRDNCQLFRLTGLLDAFSEPTFRKVLGSKIDEGPKHIILDLSQIDFIDSSGLGALVQLAKQAQTAEGTLQIVTNARVTQTVKLVRLEKFLSLQKSVEEALENVK; encoded by the coding sequence TTGAATCTAACCGTTAGCCTGAGGGGCACTCGTGAAGTCCGGGATAACTGTCAGCTATTCCGCCTCACAGGTTTGTTAGATGCCTTTTCTGAGCCGACATTTCGCAAGGTACTTGGCAGTAAGATTGACGAGGGCCCTAAGCACATTATTTTGGATCTCTCACAAATCGACTTTATTGATAGCTCTGGCTTGGGTGCTTTGGTGCAGCTAGCCAAGCAGGCTCAAACTGCCGAAGGCACTTTGCAAATCGTCACGAATGCCCGGGTAACTCAAACGGTCAAGCTTGTTCGCCTAGAGAAGTTTCTCTCCCTGCAAAAATCAGTTGAAGAAGCTCTAGAAAACGTCAAGTAG